DNA from Lactobacillus sp. ESL0791:
TCAAGCCAGGCGACAAAGTGCTTTTGACGGGGGATTCGGGTAGCGGCAAATCAACTTTGTTTAAAGTATTGTTAGGCGAGCTTGAACCGCAGCAAGGGCAAGTGTCTTACTTGACTGCTAAAGGGAAAGCCATAACTCCTAAGAAAGCCCAAGTTAGCTATATTGCCCAAGATGGCAGCCTATTTCCGAGCAATATTACTGACAACATTACGATGTTTGCAAATAAATTAAAGGCAAAAGTGCCGCAAGTTGCGCAGCAAATGCAGCTGGTACCGGATTTAGCTAATTTTCCCGCTGGCTTAGAAACGCAGGTCGATTTAATTCAAAATAATTTATCGGGTGGACAGAAGCAAAAGGTGGTTTTAGCAAGAGCAAAAATTCATGAAGTACCAATGGTATTGCTGGATGAGGCAACGAGTGCAATTGACAGCAGGGCAACTGCCAAAATTGTCCATGAATTACTTCAGTCAAAGCAAACGTTGCTGATGATTGCCCACAATTTTAGCCCAGAATTAATCGCTCAGTTTGATTACCAAATTCATTTAGAGAAAATCACAGGAGGCAGCAAATGACGATTAAAGACTTTTTCAAAGAGAATCCACTACGCTGTATGCTCTTGATTTTCACTGCGGCATTTTTTCCTGCAACTCATATTGCCTTAACTGGCTTGATGGCTCTAATGACAACAGCCGCGCAGAAATGGCAGATTGCGTCTGCTTTTTGGCTGCTTGCTGCTAGTTTTGTACTTTCTTTAGCTGATTATTTTGTTCAAGGCTGGTTTAACTCCTTGTTTACTAAACAGTCTGAGCAGTACAACGTAACATTGCGTCGAAAAATTAATTACCATTATTTCTATGATCAGGCTGACCATCAAGCCTCACAGGCACAAAATCGTTTGACCAACGATCTGGTTCAGGCAACTTGGGATTATTTTGCATCGTGGAGCAATATCGTTATGGACATTAGTTTTTTCATTTCTGCCTTTGTCTTGCTTCTCAGTTTTCATTGGCTTTTACTTGTGACCGTTTTGCTAATGACGTTTGTTTCGCTTTTGCTGCCCAACTTATTAGCAAAGCGGCTCGAAAAAGCAACTACGCATATTTCTGTTGCTAATCAGGCATATCTTGATAATTTGGAAAAATGGTTGTCGGGGTTAGCCGAAATTCGCCGCTATTTATCCGGAGCTAAACTTTTTAAGGTGATGCAGGCGAGTTCGAAAAAATTAGAGGATGCAAACGTTAAGCAAGTTGGTGTTAGGCGAATTCTACGGGTGCTTACCAGCGCTGTTTCTGAAATCTTCAGCTTTTTGCTTTTCGTGCTAGCTGGCTGGCTGATTACGCATAATCAGCTTCAATTCGGGGCATTGATAGCTGTCAGCAATTGTCGTTACTATCTTTCTAGTTCAATTGAGCAAATGATTGATTCATATGGCCGAATTAAGGGGATTAGGCCTTTGAATAAGCAGATTGCGGAATCGGCTAGTCCAGTTGCTGAAACTGAGCCGGTAAAGGTGCAGACACCAGTTGCACTAACAATTTCTAATTTAAGTTTGCAGTTTCCTAATGGTGAAAAACTGACCTTTCCTGATATTGATGTGAAAAAGGGCGAAAAAATCCTGTTGACCGGTGATTCTGGAGCTGGTAAAACCACTCTGTTCAAATTATTGTTGGGCGAAATCAAACCGGCAACGGGTAGGGTGATTTATAAGGACGAATTAGGAAGAGCAATTAACCCCGATATGAGTAAAATTGGTTATATTCCGCAAGAACCAGTGCTATTCCCGGCAACTATTGCCGATAACATGACGATGTTTAACGCTAAATTGAAACAAAATTTGGTACCACTGGTTGAAAAAGTGCAATTTGCTGGGGATGTTGCTAAGTTTCACGATGGTTTGAATGAGGAAATTAATCTGGATAAGCTGAATATTTCCGGCGGTCAAAGACAAAAAATTGTCTTAGTGCGGGCTCTGGTTCACCAAAGTGAAATTATCCTGATTGATGAAGGAACGAGTGCAATTGATCAGAAGGCGACAATGGAAATCTTACGTCAGGTAACAAAGAGTGATGCAACGGTGCTGTTTATTGCCCACAGTTTTAACGATGAAATGAAGAAATTGTTTGACCGCGAGATTCATCTGGTGAAGAACAAAAAATAAGTTGGTGGAAAAATGCGGACGAATTATTAAATTGAAACTTAAAAGCTAGAAATTACGCAGAAAAAGCGTGATTTCTAATTTTTTTAGCTCAAAAATAGAAGTTCGCAGTCGAAACTCTGACTAAAACTAAAGATTTATCCAACCTGTATAAACCATATATTTTGCGAGTGGTCATAGTCTATGTTAAAGCTTTTGCTCTTATTACTTTTGTTTGTTTTCCTAAAATAGATTTTTGATAACTATTTAATTTAGAATCTACAATTATCCCGTCTACATTTTTAATATTAGAAAAAATATAGGGATTAGGTTTGCCTATTTTACTACTATCAATTGCTATAAACGTTTCTTTTGAATGTGCTAAAACAGTTTTTTTAATATTAACATCAGAAAAATTTGAAGTTACTGCTTCATCATGAAATATTCCATTAATTCCTATAAAGGCTTTATCAAAGAAAAAGTTCTGTATGCATTGAACGGTTACAGATCCTATAAATTGATTGGAAGATTTATTATATGTACCACCTGTAAGAGTAACGTAAGCATTTTTATCAACAAGATAACGAAAAACAAGGTCAGAATTAGTTATATACTGTACGCCAATATTTAATGGAAGAAATTGACATGCTGCTGCAACTGTAGTTCCAGCGTCTAAATATACAGTTGTATTTTCTTCAATTAGTGAAGCTATGGCAACTCCTATCTCTATTTTTGCTTTTTTTTGAATATGATTTTTTTCATTAGTCGACTGCTCTACGATCAATGAAGCGCCGCCATATGTTCTAGAAAGTAATTTTTTTTCTGATAATTCATTTAAATCTCTTCTGATTGTCATTGAACTTACATTAAGTGCCTTGGCAATTTTTTCTGTTGATAATGTCTTATTTTCAGAATTATTAAGTAAAGAAAGAATGCGATTTTGTCTAGTTATTTTCATATTTGCCCTTAATTATTTTTAAATGATTAATATTATAAACAGTTACTTGTTTTTTTCTTAAAATAAAATTCAACTTAATTTATATAATATAACTAATGTATGTGTTTGACAATGTTTAACTTCTAAAAAGTCTAATAATAATAATTTTTCAAAATAGCTTTACATCAGTAATTAAATCGTTTACAATACATTTGTAAACAAAGTTAAACAAAAAAAGTAAGTTAAACAAAAAGGAGACAAAGTGAATGCAATAAATATTTCCAAAGTGTTAGATGAAAATACTGTTACTTTAAATTTGAAATCTCGTACCAAGGAAGGGGTAATAAATGAGTTAGCACAATTGCTGAAGGAAAATGGAAAATTAGAAAGCCAAAAAGAATTTGTTAAGGATGTTTTTTATCGTGAAACTGAAGGTATTACAGGATTGGGGCAAGGCATTGCAATTCCACACGGAAAATCAAAAGCTGTGTTAGAAACTTCTCTTGCAATCGGAATCTCTAATCAACCAATAAAATGGGAGAGCTTAGATAATCAACCAGTAACTGTAATAATATTGTTTGCAGTACGAGATGAAGATGCTAATGTATTGCATTTAAAATTATTGCAACATGTGGCTATTTTGTTAGCAGATGATGATTTTGTTAAAAAATTACATGAAGTAAAATCCAAAACAGAATTAATTAACATGTTTAAGTAAAGAAGAGGCGAAAAAATGAAAATTGTAGGTGTTGCTGCGTGTACTTCTGGAATAGCTCATACATATATTGCAAGAGAGAAAATAATTCAGGCTGCTACTAAATTGGGACATGAGGTACATATTGAAACTCAAGGAACTATTGGAACTGAAAATGCATTAACTCCTAAGGAGATCGAAGAAGCTGATTTTGTTATTTTAGCAGTTGATATAAAAATAGGCGGTAAAGAAAGATTTAAGGGAAAGAAAGTGTTTGAAGTTCCGACTAATGTAGTTATAAAATCACCTATTAAGTTAATTGAATTATTAGTAGAAAAAGTAAAAAATGAAAGAGGATGATTAGTTATGTTTAAAAAATTACAGTTGAAAAAGCATGCAATGACGGCTATATCATATATGCTTCCGCTGGTTGTATCTGCTGGATTATTAATTGCAATTGGCAATTTAAGTGGTGGCTCGAATATTACGAATATGAATCAAATTAAAAATGGGCTGAGCATACCAGATGCATTTACCACTCTGGGGGTATGGGGCATGATGTTGTTAGCCCCAGTTATTTCAGCAGCTATTGCATATTCGATTGCAGATAGACCAGGAATAGCTCCCGGGTTGCTTTCAGGAATTATTTCTTATTATATTGGAGCCGGATTCTTAGGTGGTCTACTTGGTGGCTTTGTTATTGGTTGGATAGTACTGTTTTTAGTGAAATATATTAAAGTTCCTAAGTGGGCTGAGGGATTGAAGCCAATGTTAATTGTCCCTTTGCTTGCTTCGATAGCAGCTTTGTTCTTAATGTTTTTTATCCTTGGAAAACCAATCGTTTGGTTGACTGACTGGTTAACAGAATTTCTACAAAGTATGCAAGGTTCAGCTAAATTCTTATTTGGTGGAATTTTAGGAGGAATGGCTGCTTTTGATTTTGGTGGTCCTGTTAATAAGGTTGCATCATTATTCTGTGATGGACTGCTTTTGCAAGGAATAAAAGGACCAGAAGCCGTAAAAATTTTAGCTTCAATGGTTCCACCTTTTGGAATTACTTTGTCATGGGTATTATCACTACTTTTCAAGCACCCAATTTATGGGAAAAAGGAAGAAGATAATATCAAAATTGCCTTTCCGATGGGAATATGCATGATTACAGAAGGATGTATTCCAATTGCAATGGCAGATTTAGTTAGAGTTGTTGCTGCTTGTACGATAGGTGCTGCTATTGGGGGCGGAATGAATTTATCATTTGGAGTGGAAAGTCCAGTCCCGTCAGGAGGCATGTTTATTGTTCCTGCAATGACCCATCCTTGGATCTTTTGTTTAGATTTGTTTGTGGGAAGCTTAATAACCGCACTCATCTTACTCCTTTTAAAGAGAAATCCAGTAAAAGAAAAAGAGGATACAGCACAGACTGAAAATGACATTGATTTAAGTGATATTAAAGAAAATTAATTATTATATTGGAGGAATAAAGAGACATATGTATGTATCAATGACTAATATGTTAGCAAAGGCTAACAAAGAAAATTATGCAGTTGCAGCAATTAATTGTTTTAATTTAGAAAGCGCTTATGCAGTAATTACCGCGGCGGAAGAGATGAACTCACCAATTATTATTGATCTTTTGATGGAACACTTACAAAAACACCTTGGTATGGAAACAGTCCTTCCGTGTGTTATTGACTTAGCTAGAAAAGCAAAGGTTCATGTTGCAATAAATTTAGATCATGGTAAGTCTAAGGATTATGTTGTCAAAGCGATCCATGCTGGATTTTCTAGTGTAATGATGGATTCTTCAGAGCTCACGTTTGAACAAAATATAAAAAACTGCCAAGAAATATGTGAAATAGCACAAAAAAATGATGTTTCTGTTGAAGCGGAAGTGGGAGCTATGGGTGCTGTGAAGAATAGTCAATACACTAATCAAAAGATGTATACTGATCCAGCTCAAGCAATAGAATTTGTGAGGTTAGTTCCAGTAACAGCATTAGCTATTTCTTTTGGTTCTTCGCATGGCATAATGCCTAAAGATTATGTACCAAAATTTAATTTTGATATTTTAAAAGAAATAAAAAAGGCTACAAATATGCCATTAGTTTTGCACGGAAGTTCTGGATGTGGACCTGAAAATATCTCTAAATCTGTTGAATTTGGAATAAATAAAGTAAACATTGGCTCTGATGTAATGAAAGCACAATCAGATTCACTATGTGAACAATATAAAAACAATCCAGATCGCGATTTTGTAGAAATTGTTGAAACGACTATTCAGCCTGCTATAGATACTGTAAAAAAATATATTAAAATTGTCGGCTCAAGTAATAAAGAATAATAAAGTTTAATACTAAGGAGAAAAAATATGTTAATAAATATGAATCAGTTGCTTCCAATAGCTAAAAAGAATCACTTTGCAGTTGGAGCATATAATGTTTCTAATTCGGAACTTTTAAAAGCAGCAGTTGAACAATGTGAAGATGACAATGCACCTGGAATAATTGCAGTACATCCTTCCGAACTTGAGTATGCAAAAGACGACTTTTTTGCTTATGTACTTCAAAGAATAAAAAATAGTAAGGTACCTTTTGTCTTGCATCTAGATCATGGTGATACAATACAAAATGTTGCTAGAGCTATTCATGATGGATTTAGTTCTGTAATGATTGATGGCTCTCTAAGTACTTGGGAAGATAATGTTGCAATTACTAAAAAGACAGTTGAAATGTGTCATCTTGTTGGAGTTACAGTCGAAGGCGAAATTGGAACCATAGGTCAGACTGGTAACCATATCAAAGAGCATTTACAGAATGGAATTTATACTCAGCCTGATGACGCAAAAAAGTTTGTTGATGAAACTGGCGTTGACACTTTGGCTGTTGGAATTGGGACTGCACATGGTATCTATCCTTCAGATGTTACTCCTAAAATTAGAATTGATATTTTAAAAGAAATATTAGCTAAAGTTGATGTTCCTTTAGTACTGCATGGTGGCTCTTCTAATCCTGATGATCAGATTGCTGATGCTGTTAAAACAGGTATAACTAAAGTTAATATTTCCTCAGATTATAAATATGCGTTCTTTGCAGAAGCGCGTAAAGTGCTTTCGGAAAATGATGGATGGGATCCTAATCATCTTTTCCCGAGTTGTATTGTAGCTGCTAAAAAGGTTGTTCACCATAAGAATAAATTATTTAATGCGATTAATAAGGCTGATCTGTACAAAGATACTGAGCCTTGGAGAAGAGATTTACTTTAGAATTATTAATAATATGAATCATGTAGAAGCATATAAGATTTTGTTTGCTTATTTTACTGGTAACTAAGAATTATTTTTATGTATTTAAGTCGTATTGCAGAAAGTGGTATTTTTTAATTAAGCCAATTAGAAAAATTTAACTTAAAAAAAGAGCGTTAGAATAAAAAACTAACGTTCTTTTTAAATGGTATTTACTTAATCTCGCAGTATTTCCTACGATTTTTCTATTCACCCTTAAATGTTCCGGCTTCTACTTCCCTAATGAAATCGGCCAAGTGCTTGTAATAAACAGTCGGATTGTCGACCATGTGGTGGTGGCCGCCTTCTGGGGTGGTTACCAATCTTGAATTAGGGATTTCCTTCTGCATGGTTTTGGCAGTTGCAATCGGCATGGTTTCATGTTCACCAAAGGTTAGTAAGGTCGGCACCTTGATGTTCTTCAGTTGCTTTCTGAAGTGCCAATTTTTTAACTTGCCCGTGATGACGAATTCATTATCGCCCTGAAAGACGTGATAAACATCGCTGCCGCCAATGTCCTTCAGGTGATAAAGCTTGGACGGCTGCTTGCGGTCAACAAAATTAATGTTCAGAATATTAACATCGTCTTGGTAGCGCTGGTTATCATAATCATTATTTTGTTCACATTTGTGCATGAAGTCGATTTCGGTTTGCGGCAGCACTTCTTGCCGGCGCCGGTTGACAGACGCAACGTATTCATCAATTTCGTCAACCATCGACGAAATAATGGCGCCCTTTAAATGCTGACCGTACTTTACGGCATATTCCTGTACGAGCAGCCCGCCCCAGCTTTGACCAATCAGATAAAAATTGTCAAGGCCCAGCTTTCTTCTCACTTCATCAACTTCGTCTAAAAAGTATTCGTAAGTCAAATATTTGTCAGCAATTTTTGGATCGGAAAAATCGGGTTGATCGGAATAAAGTGAGCCCAATTGGTCATACATTGTTACCTGCACGTCCAATCCTTGTTTTTTAAGCTGGTCGGCGGTGTCTTCCCAGTATTCGTGATTGCCGCCGGGGCCGCCGTGCAGCGCTAATAAATGAATGTCGCCGTGCCCCTGAGTATTGGTCCAAAGATGGTAGCCGTTGTCTAGTGTGATAATTTTGGTTCCAGTTTTCATATTTTTCTCCTTAATTAACTTATTATTTTCTATTTTAGACTATCTATCTGTAAAAGGGCAAAGGCTACGCTAAGGTAATATATAGTAGTATTATTGGTGGAATATTGTTGTATAATTTAATTAATTATTGGTGTAAGGAGGAATAATTATGGCAGAACCAGAGTGGTTAAAAAAGATGAACCGTGACGAGTATCTTAAAGAAGACTTTGCTGCAACAGGCAAGTCGCGCTACACGGTTACAGGTATGGATAAAGAAGATCCGGATTGGCTGGACAAGGCGGCTAAGAAGGTGCACGCGGCAGAAGGCGATGATTATGTCAAGCTTGATAGCGGTCTGCTCACAGTCAACCAGCTTAATTGGATGTTACGCTGCACAATCGGTGAATTAAGTTTTGTTGATGATAACAACCAATTCTTGTGGTACAACCGGCCGGTTGACCCAAATGCAAAAATGAAGGCCAAGCGTGTGCCGGCGCAGGTCGGCGATACGATGAAGGATGTTCACCCGGATATTGGCGACGTTATTCCCGAAGCCAAAAAAGTTGTGCACGCCTTGCGCACCAAGGAGGCGGGACATGACGATGTTTACATGCCGGTGCCGAATGGTAATTTGCAAAAGTTGATTTTGCATTATTATAAGCGGGTAGAAGACGACGAAGGCAATTATGCCGGCGTTTATGAATGGGTGCAGGACCTCTATCCGCTCGTAAAGTATTTCTGCGAGACCACTGGTCAAAAGCTGGTCGTTGATGAGGATGCAGCGACGGGTGCAACTTACCGGCGCAATTCTGATCCCGATAGTACGAGTGGTGCTTCAACCAAGTCCGAAACCGAGAAGGAAGAAAAAACTGCCGCCAGTGAAGACACAGCAACAGGCGCTTCGCAAAGTTAAAAATAAAGTTGGTGAGAAAGCTGTTAGAATTTTCTAGCAGTTTTTTGTTATGCTAAAATAAAGCTAAGCGAATAATAAGATCTGTATTTATCGCTAATTTGGGAGGCATTATGACTTTTTACACACTTAAGTTTATTCAGGAAAACCAAGATCAAAACAAAACAATTTTGTACACGCTGATTTTGGTCGCTGCTGTTTTAATGATTATTTTTGCGGTGCTCTATTTACGGCACCGTCTCGATACCCGTTACCGGGATTTAGGTATCATTGCGCTGCTATTTTTGTTATTGTTTGCGGGAACGCAGTATGAACGTTACGTTCAGACAAACACGCAAAAATCACAGTCGGCGCAAGTTGTACCCTTTATTAAGTCGGTAGCCAAAGATTATGGCGTGGCGGAGTCCGATGTGATGGTTAATTCAACCACGCTGCAGGACGGAATTATCGTGCGGATTGATTCACAGAACAAGGATTACCAGCTGACGCTGAATGGCGACAACAACAGCTATACGCTGAAGCAGGCGCACGTAATTGATCATCGGGTAATTAAGAAGTAGGAGACAAAAATGGATTATACACAGCTTTTTATTAAATTTGCACTTGGCGTGTTAACGCTGATTTTTCAGATCAATATTTTTGGTAAGAGTAATTTAGCGCCTTCAACAGCCCTAGACCAGCTGCAAAACTACGTTCTTGGTGGGATTATCGGTGGTTTGATCTATAATTCCAGTATCACCATTCTGCAATTCCTGCTGGTTCTGGTTGTTTGGACTTTAGTAGTCTTTATTTTGAAATTTGCGCGTGACCATAATAATTGGATTCGCGGCTTGATTGACGGCAAGCCCGTGCAGGTCATCAAGAACGGGCGTGTGCTGGTGGCCAACTGCATGAAGGCCGGAATTTCGGCTAATGAATTAATGTTTAAATTGCGCAGCCAGGGCATTTATTCGGTGGAAAAGATTAAGAATTGTATTTTTGAACAAAACGGCCAGCTGACAGTGATCGAGAATGATGAAGCAAATATCCGTTTCCCATTAATTAGTGATGGTCAAATCAACCAAGATGTGCTTGAATTAATTCATAAGGATAAGTCTTGGATTGAGGAAGAAGTCAAGAAGGCCGGCTTTAACAGTGTTAACGATGTTTTCTTGGGTGAACTTAATAATGGTAAAATTTCCTTTACAAGCTATCAGCAATAGTAAAGAAGAGGATTAAATGACAAAAATTAAGCATGCACAGCAGCTGCTGGCAGCGGCCGACGCGGTGATAGTGACCGCAGGTAACGGATTTGCCAAGGCTGAGGGGCTAGATATTTTAAGCAGCCAGGATTTTGCTGCTGCTTTTCCAGAGCTTGCTATCAAATATGATGTGCGGACAATTGGCGACGCGCTGGATCAAAAATTTGCTTCTTGGAATGAGGCCTGGGCCGTTTGGAGTCAGTTGATTAGCAAGTATTCGCATGACTATCAGCCCAGTCAGGCGATGGCCGCTTTAAAAATCGTTTTGCAGGGCAAAGAATATTTTATTGCAACGTCTACTTTTGGGCATTTTTTTGAAAACGCCGGCTTTAATCCCAAGCGCATTTTTAATGCTTTTGGTGATTGGACAAAAATGCAGTGTTCAAGTGGCATCAATCACGGTCTTTATGATGATGGTGCGGTTGTTAGCAAAATCATGACTGCGCTGAAAGCGGGCAAGCAGGTGACAGATGAATTCGTGCCAAAATGCCCTAAATGCGGCCAGCCGCTGGAGCTGCACATGCCGCTGACGCCTCATTTCTTTCCCGACACAGATGCCAATACCGTTTTTCGCTGGTTTTTAACCGGTCACGAAGAGCAAAAGCTGGTCTTTTTGGAACTCGGTGTTGATGAAACCAGCCCGCAGCTAGCGGAACCAATTGTTAAATTGGTGGAACAATACCCGACTTGGTCGTATGTTGCGGCTGATTTTAGCCAAGAAGCACTGCCGGATGCCATTCAGGAGCGGGCGGTTGGACTTGATACAGATTTAACCACGGCTTTAACCGAATTAGCAAAAGAATAGGAAGAAAAATGAGCATTTTTGTTAAAAATGGTGTCTTGCATGTTTCAGGCGCCCAGGAAAAACTGCGCGGCAAGGGGCAGGAGCGGCCTGCTTTTTTGACCGATTACACGCTGCTGGATATCGAAACCACGGGGCTTAGCCCATACCGCGACCGGGTGACCGAGCTCGGGGCAATTAAGGTAGTCAATAACGAAGTTGTTGACCAATATACCAATCTGACATTTTACCCCAAATCAAATAAAGTCCCCGCATTTATTACCAAACTGAACGGAATTACCGAGGAGCGGCTGCTTAGTGAAGGGGTGCCGGTTGCTGATGCCATGAAAGACTTTCGGGCATTTATCGGGGATGACGTTATCATTGGCTACAATGTCAACTTTGACCTAAATTTTTTGTATGACTTAGCAAAAAAATTTCACCTGCCAGAACTTAATAATGATTATGTTGATGTCTTGCGTTTGGCTCGTGCTTTTTATCCACATGAAAAGCACAACCGCCTGCTGGACTGCATGCAGCGGGCCGGGATTGCCCAAGTGGAGGAGCACCATGGTTTAGCTGATTCGCTTGATACGAAAAAAGTCTATGATGACTTTCGGGATAATTTTACGCCCGCTTTGCTTGAGCAGGCTCAGGCGCATGTTAAAAATATCGATTTACTTGAAAAAGAACTTGCGCCGTTGCAGTATGGTTTCCATAATCCGGTTAAAAATAAACGAGTTTTGTTTACCGGCAATCTGGCAATGGATAAAGCGGAAGCGGCGACGATGGTCAGCAATTTAGGCGGGCAGGTGGACCAGGCTGTGACACCGCAGACCGATTATGTGATTAGCGGCGACCATGACTTTTTTGATAAGAAAAATGAAGACTTGAAAGTTGTCCGCGATCTCAGTAAACAGGGAGCCAAGATTCGTTCGTGGTCTGAGAGTTTTTTTCTGAATATGCTGGATGATTGGGCAAGAAGATAAATAAAAACGGAAAGGTGAGAGCCTTTCCGTTTTTATTTTAGGATATTTTGAATGAGAAAGTTTAAAAAGCACCGCCGCCAAAACCGCCTGACGATCCACCAGAAAAACCGCCTGATGCGCCCGTTGTCAATAAGCCATCGGCAGTGAATTAGTTTAAAAGAATATTTTATTTTTTAATGAATCATAATCCTGCCTGGTGTAAATTATTTTCAACTACCTCTTTGCGCTTACCGGAAATCAAGAAGTAGGCTAAAGCAGCATAAATGATTAAAAAAACAATGTCCAGCTGCCAGTCAAATGTGGTCGGCACGCTTTCGTGGGTTGTGCCGGTGGTAAAGAA
Protein-coding regions in this window:
- a CDS encoding Sir2 family NAD-dependent protein deacetylase translates to MTKIKHAQQLLAAADAVIVTAGNGFAKAEGLDILSSQDFAAAFPELAIKYDVRTIGDALDQKFASWNEAWAVWSQLISKYSHDYQPSQAMAALKIVLQGKEYFIATSTFGHFFENAGFNPKRIFNAFGDWTKMQCSSGINHGLYDDGAVVSKIMTALKAGKQVTDEFVPKCPKCGQPLELHMPLTPHFFPDTDANTVFRWFLTGHEEQKLVFLELGVDETSPQLAEPIVKLVEQYPTWSYVAADFSQEALPDAIQERAVGLDTDLTTALTELAKE
- a CDS encoding exonuclease domain-containing protein produces the protein MSIFVKNGVLHVSGAQEKLRGKGQERPAFLTDYTLLDIETTGLSPYRDRVTELGAIKVVNNEVVDQYTNLTFYPKSNKVPAFITKLNGITEERLLSEGVPVADAMKDFRAFIGDDVIIGYNVNFDLNFLYDLAKKFHLPELNNDYVDVLRLARAFYPHEKHNRLLDCMQRAGIAQVEEHHGLADSLDTKKVYDDFRDNFTPALLEQAQAHVKNIDLLEKELAPLQYGFHNPVKNKRVLFTGNLAMDKAEAATMVSNLGGQVDQAVTPQTDYVISGDHDFFDKKNEDLKVVRDLSKQGAKIRSWSESFFLNMLDDWARR